Genomic segment of Phycisphaerae bacterium:
TCCTGGGAGGACGAGGCCGGCCAGCGCCACAGCCGGACGGAGGTGGTGATCCACGACCTCAAGATCCTGGAGCCCAAGCAGCCGGTGGAGGCGCCGCAGCCCCCGGCGGACACCGCCGCCGAGATCCCGTTCTAAGGTGGCTCATTCGGAACCGAAAAGCCCGGATCGCTCCGGGCTTTTCGGTTTTATCTGTACTATTTACAAAATTCTCTCTCGGTGATGGTTATAATTATTCGATACGAGGGAGGTGATTCATGGGTCATTCTGAACCGGTTCGCAGCATTTTTTATCTCTTTCTTTTCATAATTTTTGCCCTGTGTTCTTGCGGAATCGCTGGAGACGGTTCGACTGAAACCACAGTTGTTTGGTATGGGGGGGGCGGTCAGATTGGGGGTTCACTTGCGGTCGTACATTCCAGCGGTATGAATATCATCGTTGACTGTGGCGCTTTGTATAACGCGGAAGATGACAGCCGCAAGCAATCAGCAAAAAAATCCGTGATTCCATTGCCAGATGATGTGATCAAGGGGAGCGCCCTATTGCTTACACATGCACATCTTGATCACTGTGGGCGGTTGCCCCAGTTGGTCAGGGCCGGGTTCAAACAGCCGATTAACACTACACCCGCAACTCGCGAGCTACTTCCGGTGATGCTAGAGATGGCCATTCGCTATGGATCATCCGACCGCACTTGGTATTGGTCTGCCAAGTCCGTCAAGCAGGGGAGTAGAGGCCCGTTCGTGACTGCGCATTGGCGAGAAAACTGTGAATGGGGTCAGAAAATTTCTCCCGTCAACCGCCGTCAGGTGCAGGGTAACCATGACGAGGTATCAAAAAAAGAGCAAGTTTTTCTGAGGCCTTGCGACAGTTGTGTTGAAGAAGAACTGAGGTCCATTCTTCAATTAGTGCAGGTACGTGAGATCGGTCAAGTTTTTCCAATATCGGGACATCTAAATGCATCTTTTTTGGCAGCCGGTCACATTCCAGGGGCGGCCTCAGTGTTGCTAGCTCCCTCCAAATCACCCGAAGGAAAACGATTGTTATTCTCTGGTGACATCGGCAACGATCTTTCACCTCTTGAGTGTGCTCCCACTCCGGCTCCGCCAGCGGATCGGATCTGGTTGGAAGCCACCTACGGATCGGATATTCGAGCGAAAGATGCTACTCCTGAATTGAACAGGTTCAGGCAGGAAATTTCCACGGCGGTGGCCAATGGAGAAGTTGTATGGATCCCGGCATTCGCATTGGATCGGACACAGAAGGTACTCTACCAATTAGGGCTCGCCCGAAATGAGGGGAAGTTGCCTTCAACCATTCAGGTATTTTGCCCTTCGCCGTCGGCGGCTAAAGTGAGTGCGATATACAGAAGAGAACTCAGCCAACCATCAACCACGCATTGGTTTCGGCCAGAACTGTATCGTATTGGACCATCGGCGTTCCCTGAGATGGTCAGAAAACTACCGGGAACACTCCCACGGCCTTCTGTCCTCGTGACTACCAGCGGCATGATGGATGAGGCTTTTTCAGAAGATCTCTTGGACGATCTTCTGCCACAATCCACAACCCGTGTTTTACTGGTAGGATGGGCTGATCCAAAGACGCCGGCGGGCTTGTTGGCATCCGGAGCTAAAAAACTGGAAAAGAGAAGTCGAGACGATCCAAACCAAATAGTACAAACAATTGGTGTCCGCGCGAAGGTCTCACAATACAAAATTTTCTCGGCTCATGCCGATTTGTCGGATACTTTGTATTGGTTATCACGCCAAGATAAGAGGACCGAAATCAGATTGGTTCATGGAGACCCCGAGCAGTTGGCCGCACGCCAAGCAGCCCTGATCAAAGCTGGGTTCTTAAATGTGAAGATTGAGCGAGCGCAACAGACAAAACCCATTTCCGGAAAGTAATCCATCTCGTCCTGTCGTCCAATGAGGCTTATCCCATCGGAATTGACCCAACTCGTTTGAATGATCCGCCCTCGCCCCCTTTGAGGAGTGCAGCGCCGGATCGCCCCACCTGGTTCTCCTCCCTCCGGTCGTCCTCGAGGGCGGGCCGATCCGTCGATGCGGTTCCTGCCACCCACCCGCCCGCGATGGCGTCCACCGAAGAAATCGGAATTCAGAGAGGCGGGAAGCCGAAAATTCACTCGAGTGCAGGATACGGATTGTGTGTACAATTCGCTCCGCTCTTGTCCACCCAATCCCCTCCCGCTGACGCGGTCGGCCTGCCAGGGGGATACCCCCTGGACCCCGCTGTATCGATCACCAGGAGTGAGGGGCGGCGGTGGTTCGTCGATTCGCAGTGACTCAATCAAATATTTTCAGTAAACCCTTCTCAGGCAATCGACGGTTTTCCGGATTTCCTCGACTAGTTTGGCGGGTCTGAATAATTTGGCATCTTCACGGAAGGAGAGGATCCACGACAGCACCTCCCATTCCGATGAGGCGGTGAAGATGATCCGTATCGCATTTGGGGCAATTCGGGTGAGCTGCTGGTCAGGGCTCCATATCCGTTCCGAAGCATACTCGGCGGCCCAATCGTAAAATTCAGCTTCCACCTCGAATGATTTTTGCTTAATCACGCCGAAGTGCCGGTTGAACGCCGCCTCGAAGTCATAGTCCTTGGGGAATTCAAAGCGGCGGTCGGTCAGGGCGGCGGCCTCGATCCGGTGGACAGCCAGCAGGGGCTCGATGTCTGGTGCTGGTCCCCGCTTTCCCGGGTCGCGAGCCAGTCGGCCGTGGAGGTACATGGTCTCGCGGTGGGAGAAGATTTTGAACGGCTTGATGTAGCGGGTTCTGGCGCGGGGCTGTTCCAGCGGCTTGTACTCGAGCTTGACGATCCGGCCCTCCTCCATGGCTTGAATGAGGGTCTTGATGGCGGCCTGGTGGGGGGTGTAGTCGATGGTGCCCGGGCGGAAGACGGCGAAGTGGCGGTCGCTGCGAGTGCCATCACCGGAGAGCAGCGCCTGGCTCTTCTCCAGCGCCCGGGTGGATTCCTGAAACAGCTTGTCGCCGAGAAGGTGGGCGGTGAAGTCACGGCACATCAGCAAGAGGTTGAATTCCATTTCCGAGAGGGTTTGCGGCAGGGGACGACGCTCCGGACGGTGGAGCCGCACGTACTTCCGATTGCCGTCGTACCGCTCCTCCAACTCGATCCGGTAGGCTCGCCTCAAGTCCTCCAGCAGACGCAGAACGG
This window contains:
- a CDS encoding MBL fold metallo-hydrolase is translated as MGHSEPVRSIFYLFLFIIFALCSCGIAGDGSTETTVVWYGGGGQIGGSLAVVHSSGMNIIVDCGALYNAEDDSRKQSAKKSVIPLPDDVIKGSALLLTHAHLDHCGRLPQLVRAGFKQPINTTPATRELLPVMLEMAIRYGSSDRTWYWSAKSVKQGSRGPFVTAHWRENCEWGQKISPVNRRQVQGNHDEVSKKEQVFLRPCDSCVEEELRSILQLVQVREIGQVFPISGHLNASFLAAGHIPGAASVLLAPSKSPEGKRLLFSGDIGNDLSPLECAPTPAPPADRIWLEATYGSDIRAKDATPELNRFRQEISTAVANGEVVWIPAFALDRTQKVLYQLGLARNEGKLPSTIQVFCPSPSAAKVSAIYRRELSQPSTTHWFRPELYRIGPSAFPEMVRKLPGTLPRPSVLVTTSGMMDEAFSEDLLDDLLPQSTTRVLLVGWADPKTPAGLLASGAKKLEKRSRDDPNQIVQTIGVRAKVSQYKIFSAHADLSDTLYWLSRQDKRTEIRLVHGDPEQLAARQAALIKAGFLNVKIERAQQTKPISGK
- a CDS encoding WYL domain-containing protein, whose amino-acid sequence is MPPKQHTYRSYGEKIISLFVRLLFTREEYSLTRLAELLQCSKQTVLRLLEDLRRAYRIELEERYDGNRKYVRLHRPERRPLPQTLSEMEFNLLLMCRDFTAHLLGDKLFQESTRALEKSQALLSGDGTRSDRHFAVFRPGTIDYTPHQAAIKTLIQAMEEGRIVKLEYKPLEQPRARTRYIKPFKIFSHRETMYLHGRLARDPGKRGPAPDIEPLLAVHRIEAAALTDRRFEFPKDYDFEAAFNRHFGVIKQKSFEVEAEFYDWAAEYASERIWSPDQQLTRIAPNAIRIIFTASSEWEVLSWILSFREDAKLFRPAKLVEEIRKTVDCLRRVY